The Stratiformator vulcanicus genome has a segment encoding these proteins:
- a CDS encoding porin encodes MGGDTNEFWSAYGQVAWLLTGEVRPYQRAAGVFGAVVPRQSFRWGRGLGAWELAGRLSWIDLDDDPVTGNRLTDTTVGLNWYLNQHTKFQFNWIHALLDGTAVPSSNADIFALRAQVDFKTGGARVLFRSKNPGRGSVRPVISISPVEQYRVETPMRPGRYPVL; translated from the coding sequence TTGGGCGGAGACACAAACGAATTCTGGTCTGCCTACGGACAGGTTGCTTGGCTGCTAACAGGTGAGGTGCGGCCCTATCAACGTGCGGCCGGCGTGTTCGGAGCCGTTGTGCCCCGTCAGTCGTTTCGATGGGGCCGAGGGCTCGGAGCTTGGGAACTCGCCGGTCGGCTGTCGTGGATCGATCTCGACGACGACCCCGTGACCGGCAATCGGTTAACCGACACGACCGTCGGCTTGAATTGGTATTTAAATCAGCACACGAAGTTTCAATTCAACTGGATTCACGCGTTGCTCGACGGCACTGCCGTTCCGTCGAGCAATGCGGATATCTTCGCCCTGCGGGCACAGGTCGATTTTAAGACGGGCGGCGCTCGCGTATTGTTTCGCTCCAAGAATCCGGGTCGAGGCTCGGTTCGCCCGGTAATTTCTATTTCGCCCGTTGAACAGTACCGGGTAGAAACACCGATGCGACCGGGCAGATACCCGGTTCTATAG
- a CDS encoding protein-L-isoaspartate(D-aspartate) O-methyltransferase: MRHPRFAFFPVICLAACGAGLHVTKAFAQDRYAGVRAEMVAEFIEAEGIDNRRVLAAMRTVPRHLFVRPPMLSRAYEDAALAIGHRQTISPPFVVAYMTQSIDPQPEDKVLEIGTGSGYQAAVLAELVNEVYTIEIVEPLGKSAARVLKRVKADNVKTRIGDGYKGWPEAAPFDKIIVTCSPEKVPRPLVDQLAEGGRMIIPLGERYQQVFYLFRKENGKLVSEKLIPTLFVPMTGISEDNREQKPDPANPRVVNGSFEIDANDDGKADNWHYQRRTELVDEGAAEGSRFLRITNSEPGELSQALQGMALDGREVPAIRLMVKARPQGVTAGPDRRRLPGLSVVFYDSIRKEVGSVALGPFGRTESDWRTYAKTFRVPANAREAIIRVALNGGAGTLDIDAISLEAVR; encoded by the coding sequence ATGCGTCACCCGCGTTTCGCCTTTTTCCCGGTCATTTGTCTGGCTGCCTGTGGTGCGGGCCTGCACGTCACGAAAGCGTTCGCGCAAGACCGATACGCTGGCGTCCGGGCTGAAATGGTCGCTGAATTCATTGAAGCGGAGGGCATCGACAATCGCAGGGTGCTGGCAGCGATGAGGACCGTGCCGCGTCACCTTTTCGTGCGTCCGCCGATGCTTTCAAGGGCATACGAAGATGCTGCGTTAGCGATTGGTCATCGCCAGACAATCTCCCCGCCATTCGTCGTGGCCTATATGACGCAGTCGATCGACCCGCAGCCTGAAGACAAAGTCTTGGAGATCGGCACCGGCAGCGGCTATCAAGCGGCCGTGCTGGCCGAATTGGTAAACGAAGTCTACACGATCGAAATTGTCGAACCGCTCGGCAAGAGCGCCGCCCGGGTGCTTAAACGGGTGAAAGCCGACAACGTGAAAACACGAATTGGCGACGGCTACAAAGGTTGGCCGGAGGCCGCGCCGTTCGACAAAATTATCGTCACCTGCTCGCCCGAGAAAGTGCCACGACCGCTCGTCGATCAACTGGCCGAAGGCGGCCGAATGATCATTCCGCTCGGCGAGCGGTATCAGCAGGTGTTCTACTTATTCCGCAAAGAGAACGGGAAACTCGTCTCTGAAAAACTGATCCCCACGTTATTCGTTCCGATGACCGGCATCAGCGAAGACAATCGCGAGCAGAAGCCCGACCCCGCCAATCCGAGGGTCGTCAACGGCAGTTTCGAGATCGATGCGAATGATGATGGGAAGGCCGACAATTGGCACTACCAACGGCGGACCGAACTTGTCGATGAGGGTGCCGCCGAAGGCTCGAGGTTTTTGCGGATCACCAACAGCGAACCGGGGGAACTCTCTCAAGCGCTGCAGGGAATGGCGTTGGACGGGCGAGAGGTTCCCGCGATTCGGCTTATGGTCAAAGCGCGACCGCAGGGTGTGACGGCCGGCCCTGATCGCCGTCGCCTGCCCGGCCTGTCCGTCGTGTTCTATGACTCGATCCGCAAGGAAGTCGGCAGCGTCGCCCTCGGCCCGTTCGGCAGAACGGAGAGCGACTGGCGCACCTACGCCAAGACATTCCGCGTCCCCGCGAACGCCCGCGAAGCCATCATCCGCGTCGCCTTAAACGGCGGAGCGGGGACGCTCGACATCGATGCGATTTCGCTGGAGGCGGTGCGTTAG
- the ygfZ gene encoding CAF17-like 4Fe-4S cluster assembly/insertion protein YgfZ: MLDANQDGSPVDGVDCAQDHTLLFDFPNRTQLRLTGDDRAKLLQNLCSNDVSKLQPGQGCEAFLTNVKARVLGHIFVYAAADELWIDSAPGQEDALFEHLDRYVITEDVTIERMTESRGDLLLVGPQAESLLTQCDLMPAELEIGHHATLSDEHHTQVRCTGWLKQPTFVISSGTAGCAAIRGRLTEAGANDGDPKVWDILRIEALFPEFGRDITEDRLAPEVGRNDLAISYTKGCYLGQEPIARIKALGHVNRELRGLLIEGQYDELADAPILADGKEIGRVTSFVAVPGENRTVALGYLRMKWAGPGTTVEIGDQTQAIAAKVFANE; the protein is encoded by the coding sequence ATGTTGGATGCCAATCAAGATGGAAGTCCCGTTGATGGAGTCGATTGCGCTCAAGATCACACCCTCCTGTTCGACTTCCCCAACCGCACCCAGCTTCGGCTGACGGGGGACGATCGGGCGAAATTGCTGCAGAATCTCTGCTCGAACGACGTTTCAAAGTTGCAGCCGGGGCAGGGGTGTGAGGCGTTTCTCACGAACGTGAAGGCGCGAGTGCTGGGGCATATCTTCGTCTACGCTGCGGCAGACGAACTTTGGATCGACTCCGCCCCCGGACAGGAGGATGCCCTGTTCGAGCATCTCGATCGATACGTGATCACCGAGGACGTGACGATCGAACGGATGACCGAGAGCCGGGGCGATCTGCTGCTCGTCGGACCGCAGGCGGAGTCGTTGTTGACGCAGTGCGATCTGATGCCCGCGGAACTGGAAATCGGCCATCACGCGACACTCAGCGACGAGCATCACACGCAAGTCCGTTGCACCGGCTGGCTGAAGCAGCCGACCTTCGTCATTTCGTCGGGGACTGCTGGTTGTGCGGCTATTCGAGGTCGACTGACGGAAGCTGGCGCCAACGACGGAGACCCCAAAGTCTGGGACATCCTCCGCATCGAAGCTCTGTTCCCTGAGTTCGGGCGCGACATCACTGAAGACCGCCTCGCACCAGAAGTCGGTCGAAATGATCTCGCCATCAGCTACACGAAAGGCTGCTATTTAGGGCAGGAGCCGATCGCACGCATTAAGGCACTCGGCCACGTGAACCGTGAGCTTCGGGGCCTTCTGATTGAGGGGCAATATGACGAACTTGCGGATGCACCGATCCTGGCGGATGGCAAGGAGATCGGTCGCGTCACGTCGTTCGTCGCGGTTCCGGGAGAAAATCGGACCGTTGCCTTGGGCTACTTGCGAATGAAATGGGCGGGCCCCGGCACGACTGTCGAAATCGGAGACCAAACGCAAGCGATTGCGGCGAAAGTGTTTGCAAACGAATAA